A single genomic interval of Chitinophaga sp. 180180018-3 harbors:
- a CDS encoding nucleoside transporter C-terminal domain-containing protein: MERLQGIIGIVLILGIAFLFSNNKKRINYRLVFSGLGLQALIGILVFKVPVITKFFQLVGDAMGKLESFARQGAAFVYGGIGVSQPDGLFKDYAGGGFVFAFNVTATIILVCVLVAVLYHYGIMQRVVAVIARAMNFVMRVSGAEALSNVASAFVGQVEAQVMIRPYLSSMTKSEILASMSGSLACIAGGILVVYVNMGAQAGMHIAPFLITASLMAAPGALVISKIVFPETEESVTMGRVKMEVKSNYTNVIDAISHGAGDGFKIAMNVIAMLIGFIAFIALIDWILIHIGHLFNPNFNLSLDWIFGQIFTPMAWAMGVPSTDVQSVATLLGQKLTINEFVAFKSLTSHNVPVLSQKGIAIVTIAIAGFANFSSVGMQIGGIGELAPDRRSDLARLGLKALLCGTLASYMSATIAGILL, translated from the coding sequence ATGGAACGCTTACAGGGCATCATAGGCATTGTACTTATTCTCGGCATTGCTTTTCTATTCTCCAATAACAAAAAGAGGATCAATTACAGGCTGGTGTTTAGTGGTTTAGGATTACAGGCGTTGATTGGTATCCTGGTATTCAAGGTGCCCGTTATCACGAAGTTCTTTCAGTTGGTAGGCGATGCGATGGGTAAGCTGGAATCCTTTGCCCGTCAGGGTGCAGCGTTTGTATATGGAGGCATCGGCGTTTCGCAGCCCGACGGTTTATTTAAGGACTATGCGGGTGGAGGTTTTGTATTTGCATTTAATGTAACAGCCACCATCATCCTGGTGTGTGTGCTGGTGGCGGTATTATACCACTATGGCATCATGCAGCGTGTAGTGGCGGTTATTGCCAGGGCCATGAATTTTGTGATGCGGGTAAGCGGCGCTGAAGCGCTGAGCAACGTAGCCAGTGCATTTGTGGGCCAGGTGGAAGCACAGGTAATGATACGCCCTTATTTATCCAGCATGACTAAAAGTGAGATACTGGCTTCCATGAGCGGCAGCCTTGCCTGTATTGCAGGTGGTATCCTGGTGGTATACGTAAACATGGGTGCGCAGGCAGGTATGCATATTGCCCCATTCCTGATCACGGCCAGCCTGATGGCGGCTCCGGGCGCGCTGGTTATCTCCAAGATTGTATTTCCGGAAACAGAGGAAAGTGTTACGATGGGTCGTGTTAAGATGGAAGTAAAAAGTAACTATACCAACGTCATCGACGCTATTTCACATGGCGCCGGCGATGGTTTTAAGATAGCCATGAACGTTATAGCGATGCTGATTGGTTTCATCGCGTTCATTGCGCTGATCGACTGGATACTGATTCACATCGGCCACTTATTCAATCCTAACTTCAACCTGAGCCTGGATTGGATCTTCGGACAAATATTTACGCCGATGGCCTGGGCAATGGGTGTTCCTTCAACGGATGTACAGAGCGTGGCCACCCTGCTGGGACAAAAACTGACTATCAACGAATTCGTGGCATTTAAAAGTCTTACCAGCCACAATGTACCCGTACTATCTCAAAAAGGCATTGCCATTGTTACCATTGCCATAGCGGGTTTCGCCAACTTCAGCAGTGTGGGCATGCAGATCGGTGGTATCGGAGAACTGGCTCCCGACCGCAGATCCGACCTCGCCAGGCTTGGCCTGAAAGCCCTGCTTTGCGGAACATTGGCGTCTTATATGTCTGCAACGATAGCGGGAATACTGCTTTAA
- a CDS encoding GreA/GreB family elongation factor — protein sequence MKKKQIIVSQHDYEILKTLCYHSPGSEKLKEELERAVIRKGKVPEDVVQVNSTLQFRDERSGAVRNVQLVLPAASNIQLGKLSILSPIGTALLGYSAGDVVDWEVPAGKTQLHILNVANAEG from the coding sequence ATGAAAAAGAAACAGATTATTGTATCCCAACATGATTACGAAATTCTCAAAACGCTGTGTTATCATTCGCCGGGTTCTGAGAAACTGAAAGAGGAGCTCGAAAGGGCAGTAATCAGAAAGGGAAAAGTACCCGAAGATGTGGTGCAGGTGAATTCTACCCTGCAATTCAGAGACGAGCGCAGCGGCGCTGTCCGCAATGTACAGCTGGTATTACCGGCTGCCAGCAATATTCAGCTGGGAAAATTATCTATCCTTTCGCCGATAGGCACTGCTTTGCTGGGATATAGTGCCGGTGACGTGGTGGACTGGGAAGTGCCTGCCGGTAAAACGCAGCTGCACATCCTGAATGTTGCGAATGCGGAAGGATAG
- a CDS encoding c-type cytochrome yields MQRIHYLFITTLSLGLYACGGNTTQQQSNSREKDSLAMRQQFAESPVLDAKTAITHMEVDKGLEVQLVAAEPMIVAPVAMTFDERGRLWAVEMTGFMPDTAGTGEDKPNGKIVILEDTTGDGIMDKRTVFLDSLVLPRAVCLVENGVLVATPPQLWFIENNHDKAGKKTLVDDQYAAGGNVEHQPNGLFRAMDNWIYNAKSDRRYRKVGNKWLKESTHFRGQWGITQDDQGRLFYNNNSENLLGDYFPPGLGGTNPEQQNTAGFNQKIVPDNRTYPIRPTPGVNRGYQKGSLDDSLRLVNFTAACGPLIYRGALLPAPYAGNAFVAEPSANLIKRNLLKDSSFVVSGVQAYQHKEFLASTDERFRPVNLITGLDGALYIVDMYRGILQHKTYLTEYLKNEIKMRKLTLPLNCGRIYRIVPAGSHPQPAKIELTPAALAALLHSPNGALRDKAQQLIIDHQLKDMAPELRNMLKDSHAPLTRIHALWTLEGLHQLNNADLETIWQQSDAALKIQGLAALPSIVSAPGIKALDSLSDNPYLAPAVAFILPAVAKADKAAASRLEDKLMKAYARNRYVSAALVNNAARREAAFLKQVTAWNPDTALVLRRQLETVLRGMDDMANAKKMEVLKKSLPRGYKIFNTVCQTCHGKNGDGIASMAPPLNESNWVNGNKNAFISIVLYGLTGPVDVHGKTYKAPEINGDMPGIGASDEFNDADIAQLLTFLRSAWKNKADKITAADIQQVRKQNAGRQKPFTAPELPKN; encoded by the coding sequence ATGCAACGTATTCATTATCTGTTTATTACCACATTGTCGTTAGGCCTTTATGCCTGTGGGGGGAACACGACACAACAACAATCAAACAGCCGCGAAAAAGATTCGCTGGCCATGCGTCAACAATTTGCGGAGTCGCCGGTGCTGGACGCCAAAACAGCCATTACCCATATGGAGGTGGATAAGGGCCTGGAAGTGCAGCTGGTAGCGGCGGAGCCAATGATAGTTGCTCCCGTGGCCATGACCTTCGATGAAAGAGGCAGGCTGTGGGCAGTGGAAATGACCGGCTTTATGCCGGATACGGCCGGTACCGGAGAAGATAAGCCCAATGGGAAGATTGTTATACTGGAAGATACCACCGGCGACGGTATCATGGATAAACGGACCGTATTCCTGGACTCTCTCGTACTGCCCAGGGCCGTTTGTTTGGTGGAGAATGGCGTGCTGGTAGCTACGCCGCCCCAGCTGTGGTTTATTGAAAACAATCACGATAAAGCAGGGAAGAAGACGTTGGTCGACGACCAGTACGCAGCCGGAGGTAACGTGGAACATCAGCCAAATGGCCTGTTCCGTGCCATGGATAACTGGATTTATAATGCCAAATCAGATAGGCGTTACCGTAAGGTGGGCAACAAATGGTTGAAGGAGTCCACTCATTTCAGGGGCCAGTGGGGTATTACCCAGGATGATCAGGGACGTCTTTTTTATAATAATAACTCCGAAAACCTTCTGGGCGATTACTTTCCACCAGGACTCGGAGGTACCAATCCGGAGCAGCAGAACACTGCCGGCTTTAACCAGAAGATCGTACCGGATAACCGCACTTACCCGATACGGCCTACGCCGGGGGTGAACCGTGGCTATCAGAAAGGCTCGCTGGACGATAGTCTGCGCCTCGTGAATTTCACTGCTGCCTGTGGGCCGTTGATCTATCGTGGTGCACTGTTGCCGGCCCCTTACGCGGGCAACGCCTTCGTGGCCGAGCCTTCCGCTAACCTGATTAAAAGAAATCTGCTGAAAGACAGTAGCTTCGTGGTGAGCGGGGTACAGGCTTATCAGCACAAGGAGTTCCTGGCCAGCACCGATGAGCGTTTTCGTCCGGTGAACCTGATTACCGGGTTAGATGGAGCACTGTATATCGTGGATATGTATCGTGGTATACTGCAACATAAAACCTACCTGACCGAATATCTGAAGAATGAAATAAAGATGCGTAAACTCACGCTGCCGCTGAACTGCGGCCGCATTTACAGGATCGTTCCGGCCGGCAGCCATCCGCAGCCGGCAAAGATCGAGCTTACGCCCGCTGCGCTGGCCGCGCTGCTGCATAGCCCCAATGGTGCGCTGAGAGATAAAGCCCAACAACTGATCATTGACCATCAATTGAAGGATATGGCGCCGGAGCTGCGGAATATGCTGAAAGACAGCCATGCGCCACTCACCCGCATACATGCGCTCTGGACACTGGAAGGCCTGCACCAGCTGAATAATGCTGATCTGGAAACAATCTGGCAGCAATCCGATGCAGCACTCAAAATACAGGGCCTGGCAGCGTTACCATCCATCGTCAGTGCGCCGGGCATCAAAGCACTCGACTCATTGTCCGATAATCCGTACCTGGCCCCCGCGGTGGCATTCATATTGCCCGCAGTTGCCAAAGCAGATAAAGCAGCTGCTTCCCGCCTGGAAGATAAACTGATGAAAGCGTATGCCCGTAACCGTTATGTATCGGCAGCGTTGGTGAATAATGCCGCCCGTCGTGAAGCGGCATTCCTGAAACAGGTAACAGCCTGGAACCCCGATACTGCGCTGGTATTGCGCCGTCAGCTCGAAACAGTGCTGAGAGGAATGGATGATATGGCCAACGCTAAGAAGATGGAGGTGTTAAAGAAATCGCTGCCACGGGGTTATAAGATATTTAATACCGTTTGTCAGACCTGTCATGGTAAAAACGGAGATGGCATCGCCTCCATGGCGCCGCCACTTAATGAAAGCAACTGGGTGAACGGCAATAAAAATGCATTCATCTCTATTGTGCTTTATGGTCTTACCGGACCGGTAGACGTGCACGGCAAAACCTACAAGGCGCCTGAAATCAACGGCGATATGCCGGGAATCGGCGCCAGCGATGAGTTCAATGATGCAGATATTGCACAACTGCTTACTTTCCTGCGCAGCGCCTGGAAAAATAAGGCTGATAAAATAACAGCAGCCGATATACAACAGGTACGCAAACAAAACGCAGGGCGCCAGAAGCCTTTCACAGCGCCGGAATTGCCGAAGAATTAA
- a CDS encoding M43 family zinc metalloprotease: MSFATAFAQRKCGTAEVIQQRIKDNPQLQQLVNRNEAMMQQGQQQVHVEAVPQQVTIPVVVHIVLDNPSLVTDEQVASEIAVLNRDYNAANPDISQVPPVWQPLIGNTRINFCMAQRTPDNEPTTGIIRVQTAAGQSYPITNGAPDVKYSSDGGSDGWDHTRYLNIWVTRLSGNYLGVAAPPGLGFPVVEEGVVIHYTTFGTTGSVGPTYNLGRTATHEIGHYFGLKHVWGTNTGNCTTDDGIADTPPQSNYTTGCPSFPKLDVCTPTWPGIMFMNYMDYTDDACMHLFTAGQVNRMRYVLENITSSLMTSNGCSIPQMFDNDAALVNVLSPQGKICNNNIQPVVTLRNKGLQPLSKVNIWYKVNNGALTSFSWTGNLGSLQQTTVTLPNSSVAIGNYTLTAFTQSPNGQPDGNTSNDTASTRFRYDAEATLPMEQGFEDDSFPPPGWDIYNPDHSFTWERARNVGKGSSASALMRNLGYNVNGQVDDLITPVVDPQQADSVFLFFDVAAAVYSDPTTPGNLWDTLKVIVTTDCRQTGQILYSKWGPNLITHPGALHTEFVPTASEWRRDSVDLTATIRKGKFQVAFRNISNSENNIYIDNIKIVGKAVNPTLKEKGVLVNPNPTDGQVWVTFYQLPEDLVQVSVYNVQGQLVMSKPPADIGAGNRMTFNLVNEPNGVYFVKLIYRNRANTIKIMKVR; encoded by the coding sequence ATGAGCTTCGCAACAGCTTTTGCGCAACGAAAATGTGGTACCGCCGAAGTAATACAGCAAAGGATAAAAGACAACCCTCAACTACAGCAGCTGGTCAACCGGAACGAAGCCATGATGCAACAGGGCCAGCAACAGGTTCATGTGGAAGCTGTTCCGCAGCAGGTAACCATCCCGGTAGTAGTACATATCGTACTCGATAATCCGTCGCTCGTAACAGATGAACAGGTAGCCTCTGAGATAGCAGTATTGAACCGCGACTATAACGCCGCCAATCCGGATATCAGCCAGGTGCCACCTGTATGGCAGCCGCTCATTGGTAATACGCGTATCAATTTTTGCATGGCACAACGCACACCCGACAATGAGCCCACCACTGGCATCATAAGGGTACAAACAGCTGCCGGCCAGAGTTATCCGATCACCAACGGCGCCCCTGACGTGAAATACAGCAGTGATGGCGGGTCAGATGGCTGGGACCATACCCGTTATCTCAATATATGGGTCACCCGCCTTTCCGGTAACTACCTGGGCGTAGCTGCCCCGCCGGGACTCGGTTTTCCGGTGGTAGAAGAAGGTGTGGTGATACACTACACCACCTTTGGCACCACCGGCAGCGTAGGCCCTACCTATAATCTCGGTCGTACCGCTACCCACGAAATAGGACACTACTTCGGATTAAAGCATGTTTGGGGAACCAACACCGGTAACTGTACCACCGACGATGGCATCGCCGATACTCCCCCGCAGAGTAACTACACCACCGGCTGCCCTTCTTTTCCGAAATTGGATGTCTGTACCCCCACATGGCCGGGTATCATGTTCATGAATTACATGGATTATACCGATGATGCCTGTATGCATTTGTTCACCGCCGGGCAGGTAAACCGGATGCGATATGTGCTGGAAAACATCACCAGTAGCCTGATGACCTCCAACGGCTGCTCCATACCGCAAATGTTCGATAACGACGCCGCGCTGGTAAACGTACTCTCTCCACAGGGAAAAATCTGCAACAATAACATTCAGCCGGTGGTCACCCTTCGCAACAAGGGATTACAGCCGCTCAGCAAAGTGAATATCTGGTATAAGGTGAACAACGGCGCGCTCACCTCCTTCAGCTGGACCGGCAACCTGGGTAGCCTGCAGCAAACCACCGTTACATTGCCCAACAGCAGTGTAGCGATCGGTAACTATACACTCACTGCCTTCACCCAATCGCCCAATGGGCAGCCGGATGGCAATACCAGCAATGATACTGCGAGTACCCGTTTCCGTTACGATGCCGAAGCCACCCTGCCAATGGAACAGGGCTTTGAAGACGACAGCTTCCCACCACCGGGATGGGACATCTACAACCCCGACCATAGCTTCACCTGGGAACGCGCCCGGAATGTGGGCAAAGGCAGCAGCGCTTCTGCACTCATGCGCAACCTCGGCTATAATGTCAATGGCCAGGTAGACGACCTGATTACGCCGGTGGTAGATCCCCAGCAGGCCGACTCCGTATTCCTGTTTTTTGATGTGGCCGCTGCCGTTTATTCAGATCCCACAACACCCGGTAACCTCTGGGATACCCTGAAAGTGATCGTCACTACCGACTGCCGCCAAACCGGCCAGATACTGTATTCAAAATGGGGCCCTAACCTCATCACGCATCCCGGTGCGCTGCATACGGAGTTTGTTCCAACTGCCAGCGAATGGCGGAGAGATTCGGTGGATCTGACCGCTACCATACGTAAAGGGAAGTTTCAGGTAGCCTTCAGAAACATCTCAAATTCAGAGAATAACATTTACATAGATAATATTAAAATTGTAGGCAAAGCGGTGAATCCCACCCTGAAGGAAAAAGGGGTATTGGTGAATCCGAACCCAACCGATGGGCAGGTTTGGGTTACTTTTTACCAGTTACCGGAAGACCTGGTGCAGGTATCTGTTTATAATGTTCAGGGGCAGCTGGTGATGAGTAAACCACCGGCAGATATTGGCGCTGGCAACCGCATGACCTTTAATTTGGTAAATGAGCCAAATGGTGTTTATTTTGTGAAATTAATTTACAGGAACAGGGCCAACACCATCAAAATAATGAAAGTAAGATGA
- a CDS encoding FMN-binding glutamate synthase family protein has product MNHRIARWAVYFSCLLLDVSVAASLYRGYLSGWFLLPVAVGLSLLTIYDRFQGKHALLRNYPLLGRLRYLLEQIRPEMRQYFFESDTDGRPFNRRQRAVVYQRAKDVKQTVAFGALENMYEPGYEWASHTAFPIRVKAESLRVVIGNGQCHKPYDASLLNISAMSYGALSKTAIASLNGGAQMGGFAHNTGEGGISPYHLQHGGHLIWQIGTGYFGCRDEQGNFSSEIFAASAAEPAVKMIELKLSQGAKPGKGGVLPAAKNTPEIAGIRKVKPGVSVLSPAAHTAFHDEYEMLAFLQQLRKLSGGKPVGFKLCVGRADEFERICTAMVNTGIYPDFITVDGAEGGTGAAPLEFTDSIGMPLFDALALVTGLLRQYHLKEHIRILASGKIITGFDIMKVLALGADACYSARGMMLALGCIQALQCDSGSCPVGVATQDPHLYQGVNVADKRVRVANYHRNTIAALAELMGACGFASADQVNPSAVFRRVTRTDIRSYEEIYHKKKPLAVSA; this is encoded by the coding sequence ATGAATCATCGGATAGCACGATGGGCGGTTTATTTTTCATGCCTGTTGCTTGATGTGAGTGTGGCAGCAAGCCTTTATCGCGGATATTTAAGTGGATGGTTCCTGTTGCCGGTAGCAGTGGGGCTTTCTCTGCTGACAATCTACGACCGGTTCCAGGGAAAACATGCACTGTTACGTAATTATCCCTTATTAGGACGACTGCGTTATCTGCTGGAACAGATCCGGCCGGAGATGCGCCAGTACTTTTTTGAATCAGATACCGACGGGCGGCCGTTTAACCGTCGCCAGCGCGCAGTGGTATATCAGCGCGCGAAAGATGTGAAGCAAACCGTTGCCTTCGGCGCTTTGGAGAATATGTATGAACCAGGCTATGAATGGGCCTCGCATACAGCGTTTCCGATCAGGGTAAAAGCTGAATCGCTGAGGGTGGTGATCGGCAACGGACAGTGCCACAAGCCTTATGATGCCAGCCTGCTCAATATCAGTGCGATGAGTTACGGCGCATTGAGCAAAACAGCCATTGCTTCTTTGAACGGTGGCGCCCAGATGGGTGGCTTCGCGCATAATACCGGGGAAGGAGGTATCAGTCCTTACCATTTACAGCATGGCGGTCACCTGATCTGGCAGATAGGCACCGGCTACTTCGGTTGCCGCGATGAACAGGGCAATTTTTCATCAGAGATATTTGCTGCATCTGCTGCCGAGCCGGCGGTGAAGATGATCGAATTGAAACTGAGCCAGGGAGCCAAACCTGGCAAAGGAGGCGTATTGCCGGCAGCAAAGAACACACCGGAGATTGCCGGTATCCGTAAAGTAAAACCGGGTGTCAGCGTATTATCGCCCGCAGCACATACCGCCTTCCATGATGAGTATGAAATGCTCGCCTTCCTGCAGCAGTTAAGGAAACTTTCCGGTGGCAAGCCCGTAGGGTTCAAGCTGTGCGTAGGCCGGGCTGATGAGTTTGAGCGGATCTGCACCGCCATGGTGAATACAGGGATCTATCCCGACTTTATCACCGTGGATGGTGCGGAAGGCGGTACGGGCGCGGCGCCGCTGGAGTTTACCGACTCTATCGGGATGCCATTGTTTGATGCGCTTGCACTGGTGACCGGCCTGTTGAGGCAATATCACCTTAAGGAACATATCCGTATCCTCGCAAGCGGCAAAATCATTACCGGATTCGATATCATGAAAGTACTGGCATTGGGTGCAGATGCCTGCTACAGTGCAAGAGGCATGATGCTGGCGCTGGGCTGTATTCAGGCCTTGCAGTGCGATAGCGGCAGTTGCCCTGTAGGTGTGGCTACGCAGGATCCCCATTTGTATCAGGGCGTGAACGTAGCAGACAAACGGGTGCGCGTCGCGAATTATCACCGCAATACCATCGCCGCACTGGCCGAACTGATGGGCGCCTGCGGATTCGCCTCGGCCGATCAGGTAAATCCATCCGCTGTATTCAGACGTGTAACCAGAACGGATATACGAAGCTATGAAGAGATTTATCACAAAAAGAAACCTTTAGCTGTTAGCGCTTAA
- the trxA gene encoding thioredoxin → MALEFTDANFETEVLNSDKLTVIDFWAEWCGPCRAIGPVIEELSKDYAGKVNVGKVNVDQNPQLSINYGITSIPAILFVKGGQVVDKQVGAVPKSVLDKKIQANL, encoded by the coding sequence ATGGCTTTAGAATTCACTGACGCGAACTTTGAAACAGAAGTTCTGAACTCAGATAAATTAACTGTTATCGACTTTTGGGCAGAATGGTGTGGCCCATGTCGCGCTATCGGTCCCGTAATTGAAGAGCTGTCTAAAGACTATGCGGGTAAAGTAAACGTTGGTAAAGTGAATGTAGATCAGAATCCGCAGCTTTCTATCAACTACGGTATTACCAGCATTCCTGCTATCCTTTTCGTGAAAGGTGGCCAGGTGGTAGACAAACAGGTAGGCGCAGTGCCTAAATCTGTGCTGGATAAAAAGATCCAGGCAAACCTCTAA
- the mqnE gene encoding aminofutalosine synthase MqnE: protein MTMRQDNTAVQTLLEQPNLDAALKSIAEKILRKERITPAEGLTLFEKGDIGLLGALANHVRERMHGDKTYFNRNFHIEPTNVCVFTCHFCSYSRLYKNREDGWELSIDQMMDIVKKYDNQPVTEVHIVGGVHPKMQLDFFVELIRQIRAHRPDLHIKGFTAVELDYMFRKAKVSVEEGMRILNEAGLQSLPGGGAEIFAPEVRAKICHDKVDADGWLAIHKAAHQRGMHTNATMLYGHIESYADRIDHMERLRQLQDETGGFNTFIPLKFRNKGNDMADIPESSIVEDLKLYAVARLYMDNFPHLKAYWPMLGRNSAQLTLAFGVNDLDGTIDDTTKIYSMAGAEEQTPSMSTAQLAILIRQAGRRPVERDTVYNEIKDYTDVVFSDEELLTK from the coding sequence ATGACGATGAGACAAGATAACACGGCTGTTCAAACGCTCCTTGAGCAACCCAACCTGGACGCAGCATTAAAAAGCATTGCAGAAAAGATCCTCCGGAAGGAACGCATTACGCCCGCAGAAGGGCTGACCTTATTTGAGAAAGGTGATATAGGCCTGCTGGGCGCATTGGCTAATCATGTAAGAGAACGAATGCATGGTGATAAAACCTACTTCAACCGCAACTTTCATATCGAGCCAACTAACGTTTGTGTATTCACCTGTCACTTTTGTTCTTATTCCCGCCTGTACAAAAACAGGGAAGATGGATGGGAACTGAGCATCGATCAGATGATGGACATCGTTAAAAAATACGATAACCAGCCGGTTACCGAAGTACATATCGTAGGCGGCGTACATCCCAAAATGCAGCTCGATTTCTTCGTGGAACTGATCCGCCAGATCAGGGCTCACCGGCCCGACCTGCATATTAAAGGCTTCACGGCAGTGGAACTGGATTATATGTTCCGTAAGGCGAAAGTAAGCGTGGAGGAAGGAATGCGCATCCTGAATGAAGCAGGACTGCAATCTCTGCCCGGTGGGGGCGCTGAAATATTTGCGCCTGAAGTACGTGCTAAAATATGTCATGATAAGGTAGATGCAGACGGCTGGCTGGCCATTCACAAGGCGGCGCACCAACGCGGTATGCATACCAATGCGACGATGTTGTATGGTCATATAGAATCCTATGCCGACCGTATCGATCATATGGAACGCCTGCGGCAACTGCAGGATGAAACCGGTGGTTTCAACACCTTCATCCCGCTGAAATTCCGCAATAAAGGCAACGATATGGCGGATATCCCGGAAAGCTCCATCGTGGAAGATCTGAAGCTTTATGCGGTAGCCCGCCTGTACATGGATAATTTCCCGCACCTGAAGGCATACTGGCCTATGCTGGGCAGAAACAGTGCGCAGCTGACCCTTGCTTTCGGCGTGAACGACCTGGATGGTACGATCGACGATACCACGAAGATCTATTCCATGGCCGGTGCAGAAGAGCAAACGCCCTCTATGAGTACCGCCCAGCTGGCGATACTGATCAGGCAGGCTGGCAGAAGGCCTGTGGAAAGGGATACCGTGTATAACGAAATAAAGGATTACACCGACGTTGTTTTTTCTGATGAAGAACTGCTGACCAAATAG
- a CDS encoding DUF192 domain-containing protein yields the protein MQLHLKCILIASLYIAGCHQNNAGNTNAGTDNNSGAAATSGTDATGESSNGLTFKKQGALTFISKAGADTLRKIDIQLAQTDEQRADGLMYRKSMTDDQGMLFIFPDLEERAFWMKNTYISLDIVYIDDKMEIVSIQKYATPLSEQSLPSYKKAKYVLEVNGGFCDKYHIGYGDKISYQ from the coding sequence ATGCAATTACATCTGAAATGTATACTGATCGCCAGCCTGTATATCGCAGGTTGTCATCAGAACAATGCCGGCAATACCAATGCTGGTACCGATAACAATTCCGGTGCGGCTGCCACTTCCGGTACGGATGCTACCGGGGAAAGTTCCAACGGCCTTACGTTTAAGAAACAAGGCGCGCTGACATTCATTTCCAAAGCGGGTGCCGATACCCTTCGCAAAATTGATATCCAGCTGGCGCAAACCGATGAGCAGCGCGCCGATGGACTGATGTATCGTAAGTCGATGACAGACGACCAGGGTATGTTGTTCATCTTCCCGGACCTTGAAGAAAGGGCCTTCTGGATGAAGAACACTTATATCTCGCTGGATATTGTTTATATAGATGACAAGATGGAAATCGTATCTATCCAGAAGTACGCCACTCCCCTTTCAGAACAAAGTCTTCCTTCCTATAAGAAAGCGAAGTATGTATTGGAAGTAAATGGCGGTTTCTGTGATAAGTATCATATTGGTTATGGAGATAAGATCAGCTACCAGTAG